A window of Acinetobacter sp. TR3 contains these coding sequences:
- a CDS encoding RNA polymerase factor sigma-54, translating to MKLSVGLKVANSLSLTPQLQQAIRLLQLSSLELEQEIQIQLDSNPLLEKIEENNTTESLSTSEINESGDLTTELNADHLPNDLPVDTEWDDIYTHQSTALASPEYEEREDNRQVQLSLKEHILEQVNLLHFSTVDKLIAYCIVDSLDDKGFLDAELDDILLAVTRLLQEMESADEVEEDEIIVVLKHIQRLDPIGVGSRNLAECLKIQLEVIDQKKSYLAEAKCLLKYYELLIANDLNKLLKQTGLSKEQLKGAVDLLKTLKPYPGLEFSQQESEYQVPDVVVSKKDQHWQVQLNPDVMPKLRINSFYSNMIRRADQSDDNVYLRNQMLEAKNFIKSIDERHKTLLKVSTCIVEHQRAFLEQGPEAMKPLVLRDVAEEVELHESTVSRVTTNKYMLTPRGLFELKYFFSSHVGTTTGGEASSTAIRAMIKKLVSNENPRKPLSDNAIAEMLKDEGIEVARRTVAKYRESLHIPSSSERKVLI from the coding sequence ATGAAGCTATCTGTAGGGTTGAAAGTTGCGAATAGTTTATCGTTAACCCCTCAATTACAGCAGGCAATTCGTTTACTACAACTTTCTAGTTTGGAATTGGAGCAAGAAATACAAATTCAATTAGATAGTAATCCGTTACTGGAAAAAATTGAAGAAAATAATACAACAGAAAGTTTATCTACTTCAGAGATCAATGAGTCAGGAGATTTAACAACTGAACTTAATGCAGACCATTTACCAAATGACTTGCCTGTTGATACCGAATGGGATGATATTTATACACATCAATCAACTGCATTAGCGTCGCCAGAATATGAGGAACGAGAGGATAATCGTCAAGTTCAATTGAGCCTAAAAGAACACATTTTAGAGCAAGTAAATTTATTACATTTTTCCACAGTAGATAAATTAATTGCTTATTGCATCGTTGATTCTTTAGATGATAAAGGGTTTTTAGATGCTGAATTAGATGATATTTTGCTTGCAGTTACTCGGCTATTACAGGAAATGGAGAGTGCTGATGAGGTTGAAGAAGATGAAATTATTGTTGTTTTAAAACATATTCAACGTTTAGATCCAATTGGAGTGGGTTCTCGAAATTTAGCAGAATGTTTAAAGATCCAATTAGAAGTCATAGATCAAAAAAAATCATACTTAGCTGAAGCAAAGTGTTTACTGAAGTATTATGAATTATTAATAGCAAATGATCTAAATAAACTATTAAAACAAACAGGTTTGTCTAAAGAGCAGTTGAAAGGTGCTGTTGATTTATTAAAAACATTAAAACCATATCCAGGATTAGAATTTAGCCAACAAGAATCTGAATATCAAGTTCCTGATGTTGTGGTTTCCAAGAAAGATCAGCATTGGCAAGTCCAGCTTAATCCTGATGTTATGCCTAAATTAAGGATTAATTCTTTTTATTCAAATATGATTCGTCGTGCTGATCAGAGTGATGATAATGTTTATTTACGTAATCAAATGCTTGAGGCGAAAAATTTTATTAAAAGCATAGACGAACGACATAAAACATTACTCAAAGTTTCAACTTGTATTGTGGAACATCAGCGAGCTTTTCTTGAACAAGGACCTGAGGCGATGAAACCTTTAGTTCTCCGTGATGTTGCGGAGGAAGTTGAATTGCATGAGTCTACTGTTTCACGTGTAACAACCAATAAGTATATGCTTACGCCACGTGGTTTATTTGAATTGAAATACTTTTTTTCAAGTCATGTTGGAACGACAACAGGTGGTGAGGCATCTTCAACTGCGATTCGGGCAATGATTAAAAAATTGGTTTCGAATGAAAATCCGCGTAAGCCTTTGTCTGATAATGCAATTGCGGAAATGTTGAAAGATGAGGGGATTGAAGTAGCTCGACGTACAGTCGCAAAATATCGCGAATCGTTACATATTCCATCGTCTTCAGAAAGAAAAGTCTTGATCTAA
- a CDS encoding 23S rRNA (adenine(2030)-N(6))-methyltransferase RlmJ, with protein sequence MNYRHHFHAGNFADVMKHVLLLQLLARLNAKDKPYRYIDTHGGAGKYDLSTSEAQKSGEFLTGIHRLVKLDDSIKRNAPEGIKQYLKIVEDMRAGSGKGAYPGSPWFALEGMRDIDKATIFEMQRDVFQQLYFNIRDKRAGLHERDFYEGLMGVIPPKEKRGLVMIDPPYEIERKDFPQLVEILQAAHKKWPTGVFAVWYPIKDRAMIERFEKKMFKTGIRRQLICEICVWPDDTPVGLNGCGLLVINPPWKFSEDADQALQWLFPHLRMSENGGHAAVRWLVGE encoded by the coding sequence ATGAATTACCGTCACCATTTCCATGCGGGTAACTTTGCCGATGTTATGAAGCATGTACTTTTGCTTCAACTGCTCGCTCGTTTAAATGCTAAAGATAAACCTTATCGATATATCGATACCCATGGTGGTGCAGGTAAATATGATTTATCTACGTCTGAAGCACAAAAATCAGGTGAGTTTTTAACGGGTATCCACCGTTTGGTCAAGCTTGATGATTCGATTAAACGTAATGCACCTGAAGGCATAAAACAATATCTTAAAATTGTTGAAGATATGCGTGCAGGTTCAGGTAAAGGCGCTTATCCAGGTTCACCTTGGTTTGCGCTTGAAGGCATGCGTGATATTGATAAAGCAACTATATTTGAAATGCAGCGTGATGTGTTTCAACAATTGTATTTTAATATTCGCGATAAACGTGCAGGCTTGCATGAGCGTGATTTTTATGAAGGCCTGATGGGTGTTATTCCGCCTAAAGAAAAACGTGGATTGGTCATGATTGACCCACCATACGAAATCGAGCGTAAAGATTTTCCGCAATTGGTTGAAATACTTCAAGCCGCTCATAAAAAATGGCCGACGGGTGTATTTGCAGTGTGGTATCCAATCAAAGATCGCGCCATGATTGAACGTTTTGAAAAGAAAATGTTCAAAACAGGAATTCGTCGCCAATTAATTTGTGAAATTTGTGTTTGGCCTGATGACACGCCAGTTGGCTTGAATGGTTGTGGTCTACTAGTGATTAACCCGCCTTGGAAATTCTCTGAAGATGCAGACCAAGCCTTACAATGGCTATTTCCGCATTTACGTATGAGTGAAAATGGTGGTCATGCCGCTGTGCGTTGGTTGGTGGGTGAATAA
- a CDS encoding ribonuclease T2 family protein yields MKFLYLMKFMNLFKGRLVRSLQILICYLVMSLAAPLHAAENPDISGYVMHVQMTPAACSFDSSRQKQRKCLEGYSLTIASLLPEVPLNRDCSTKTSAKLSPLQAKVVARVMPDENARVQLWQDVGGCMSMNASQYFRTIINFAERLKVPADLTSPNTIEVQKENLRQQFMKLNPSLPPTGIRFTCQSSKFDSILTEIRVCYQKNGQYKQCASHIVTGCPNEFTIKGSY; encoded by the coding sequence ATGAAGTTTTTATATTTGATGAAATTTATGAATTTATTCAAGGGACGGTTAGTTCGATCATTGCAGATCTTGATCTGTTACTTGGTTATGTCACTTGCTGCGCCGTTACATGCTGCAGAGAACCCTGATATTTCGGGTTATGTGATGCATGTTCAAATGACTCCCGCAGCTTGTTCCTTTGATTCATCAAGACAAAAACAGCGTAAATGTTTAGAGGGTTATTCTCTTACTATCGCAAGCTTATTGCCAGAAGTTCCTTTAAATCGGGATTGTTCCACTAAAACTTCTGCGAAATTATCTCCCTTGCAAGCTAAAGTTGTGGCGCGTGTAATGCCCGATGAAAATGCACGTGTGCAACTTTGGCAAGATGTTGGAGGATGTATGTCGATGAATGCTAGTCAATATTTTAGAACGATTATTAATTTTGCTGAGCGCTTAAAAGTACCTGCTGATTTAACGAGTCCGAATACCATTGAAGTTCAAAAAGAAAACCTTCGACAACAATTCATGAAACTAAACCCCTCATTACCTCCTACAGGAATTCGCTTTACTTGTCAGTCTTCAAAATTTGATTCTATTTTGACTGAGATTCGGGTGTGTTATCAAAAAAATGGGCAATACAAACAATGTGCAAGTCATATTGTGACGGGATGTCCAAATGAATTTACAATTAAAGGCAGTTATTAA
- a CDS encoding DUF6670 family protein has protein sequence MPILMNNNQLKRLNLNKSEALTFYPPKGLFKIVYQALILPNLPEPFHYLNFISLIGQPRIPICYNASAITTTAIDTATVLVSSSVSTVGHLKSYSAKEHCQLEQDRYQFLDVDQIQVDFPNYYFKRDDEELSCQLKVNIGSEIENHSALQWGVGDYWYVRCQCEGEITYKKQKYQIEAQGILKHARAIYLPFIAFHFFTYQIIQINADLQIILSELRNQWNSIIFSRIEIQSNEQQSRLYDDEVIFDVSRVYPKVQTPNGRDMYLPREFIWQYSEKDAVVFQLTAQSRGDYKFGLAAGYVGSFHYQLFWNNESYEGTGYCEYIDCRPLHWQEKNKTEQIIDQIAHFQPYLCKK, from the coding sequence ATGCCAATATTGATGAATAACAATCAATTAAAGCGGCTGAACCTCAATAAGTCAGAAGCTTTAACATTTTATCCGCCAAAAGGCTTATTTAAAATTGTTTATCAAGCTTTAATTCTGCCGAATTTACCTGAGCCCTTTCATTACTTAAATTTTATTAGTCTAATCGGTCAACCTCGCATTCCGATTTGTTATAACGCCAGTGCTATTACTACGACGGCAATTGATACTGCGACAGTTTTGGTCAGTAGTAGTGTATCAACTGTTGGGCATCTCAAAAGTTATAGTGCCAAAGAGCATTGTCAATTAGAACAAGACCGTTATCAGTTTTTAGATGTAGATCAAATCCAAGTTGATTTCCCAAATTATTATTTTAAGCGTGATGATGAGGAGCTCAGTTGTCAACTCAAAGTGAATATTGGTTCTGAAATAGAAAATCATTCAGCTTTACAATGGGGAGTTGGCGATTATTGGTATGTGCGTTGCCAATGTGAAGGGGAAATCACCTATAAAAAACAAAAGTATCAAATTGAAGCACAGGGTATTTTAAAACATGCTAGAGCCATTTATTTGCCTTTTATAGCTTTCCATTTTTTTACCTATCAAATCATTCAGATTAATGCAGATTTGCAAATTATTTTGTCCGAACTCAGAAATCAGTGGAATAGCATTATTTTTTCTCGCATTGAAATTCAGTCGAATGAACAGCAATCTCGACTTTATGATGATGAAGTCATTTTTGATGTCAGCCGTGTTTATCCAAAAGTTCAGACACCTAATGGTCGTGATATGTATTTACCTAGGGAATTCATTTGGCAATATTCAGAAAAGGATGCGGTTGTCTTTCAACTAACAGCACAAAGTCGAGGTGATTATAAATTTGGTTTGGCAGCAGGTTATGTGGGCAGCTTTCACTATCAACTCTTCTGGAACAATGAGAGTTATGAGGGCACTGGATACTGTGAATATATCGATTGCAGACCTTTACACTGGCAAGAAAAAAATAAAACTGAGCAAATAATCGACCAAATCGCACATTTTCAGCCTTATTTGTGTAAAAAATGA
- a CDS encoding malate dehydrogenase yields the protein MKQPVRVAVTGAAGQIGYSLLFRIASGEMLGKDQPVILQLLEVPFEKAQQALKGVMMELDDCAFPLLAGMIGTDDPKVAFKDADYALLVGSRPRGPGMERADLLKVNGEIFIGQGQALNEVASRDVKVLVVGNPANTNAYIAMKSAPDLPAKNFTAMLRLDHNRALTQLAQKAGVAVSDIETMTVWGNHSPTMYADYRFATANGESLKDKINDAEWNKDVFLPTVGKRGAAIIEARGLSSAASAANAAIDHMRDWALGTNGQWVTMGIPSDGSYGIPEGVMFGFPVTTENGEYKIVQGLEIDEFSRERINFTLNELEEERAAIADMLN from the coding sequence ATGAAGCAACCCGTTCGTGTTGCCGTTACAGGCGCTGCAGGTCAAATTGGTTATAGCTTATTATTCCGTATCGCAAGCGGTGAAATGTTAGGTAAAGATCAACCTGTAATTTTACAATTGCTTGAAGTTCCTTTTGAGAAAGCTCAACAAGCGCTTAAAGGCGTAATGATGGAACTTGATGACTGTGCTTTCCCTTTATTGGCAGGCATGATCGGGACTGATGATCCTAAAGTTGCATTTAAAGATGCTGACTATGCTTTATTAGTTGGTTCACGTCCACGCGGTCCTGGTATGGAACGTGCTGACTTATTAAAAGTAAATGGCGAAATCTTTATTGGTCAAGGTCAAGCACTTAACGAAGTTGCAAGCCGTGATGTTAAAGTATTGGTCGTAGGTAACCCTGCAAATACAAATGCTTATATTGCAATGAAATCTGCTCCAGATCTTCCAGCGAAAAACTTTACAGCAATGTTACGTCTTGACCACAACCGTGCGTTAACTCAACTTGCTCAAAAAGCGGGTGTTGCTGTTTCTGATATCGAAACAATGACCGTTTGGGGTAACCACTCTCCAACAATGTATGCTGACTACCGTTTTGCAACTGCAAATGGCGAAAGCTTAAAAGACAAAATCAACGATGCAGAATGGAATAAAGATGTATTCCTTCCTACAGTTGGTAAACGTGGTGCTGCGATCATCGAAGCGCGTGGTTTGTCTTCTGCTGCTTCTGCTGCAAATGCTGCAATCGATCATATGCGTGATTGGGCATTAGGTACAAATGGTCAATGGGTAACTATGGGTATTCCTTCTGACGGTTCTTATGGTATTCCAGAAGGCGTTATGTTTGGTTTCCCTGTAACAACTGAAAACGGTGAATACAAAATCGTTCAAGGTTTAGAAATCGACGAGTTCAGCCGTGAGCGTATCAACTTCACGTTAAATGAACTTGAAGAAGAACGTGCTGCAATTGCAGACATGTTGAACTAA
- the pssA gene encoding CDP-diacylglycerol--serine O-phosphatidyltransferase — translation MTNSLKPDADLNKEDHSFDGITFEVEEEEQTHEGQKVKRRGIYLWPNLITTAALLSGFYSIIASMNGNFNQAIYAIFLAALLDGLDGRVARAIGAQSAFGEQYDSLSDLLAFGVAPAILMYSWSLHDLGRIGLACCFIYTACAAFRLARFNVQIGVVDKRYFIGIASPLAAVTVISVVWVGRDFPFVFDLKDIVIQVINSVLMVGVGLLMISNIKYYSFKQMDRKRVPFVVMLPVVLIFAAITYNIPVGILIVCILYVLSGFVTTLFAKKNEAKIIT, via the coding sequence ATGACAAATTCTCTTAAACCTGATGCTGATTTAAATAAAGAAGATCATTCTTTTGATGGCATCACCTTTGAAGTAGAAGAAGAAGAACAAACGCATGAAGGGCAAAAAGTAAAACGCCGTGGTATTTATTTATGGCCTAATCTTATTACTACAGCAGCATTACTTTCTGGTTTTTACTCCATTATTGCGAGTATGAATGGCAATTTTAATCAGGCGATTTACGCAATCTTTTTAGCTGCATTACTTGATGGATTAGATGGTCGAGTTGCACGCGCAATCGGTGCACAAAGTGCATTTGGTGAGCAGTATGATTCACTTTCTGACTTATTAGCTTTTGGTGTTGCACCAGCAATTCTGATGTATAGCTGGAGTTTACATGACCTTGGACGTATCGGTTTAGCCTGCTGTTTTATTTATACCGCGTGTGCTGCATTTCGTTTAGCACGTTTCAATGTACAAATTGGTGTGGTGGATAAGCGTTACTTTATTGGAATTGCGAGCCCATTAGCTGCTGTTACTGTGATTTCAGTGGTGTGGGTCGGTCGTGATTTCCCATTTGTTTTTGATTTAAAAGATATTGTGATTCAAGTAATCAACTCCGTTTTGATGGTTGGTGTTGGTTTACTTATGATTTCAAATATCAAATACTATTCATTTAAACAAATGGATCGTAAACGTGTACCTTTTGTTGTGATGTTGCCTGTGGTCTTGATTTTTGCCGCAATCACGTACAACATTCCAGTAGGAATCTTGATTGTATGCATTCTTTATGTACTTTCAGGCTTTGTAACGACTTTATTTGCTAAAAAGAATGAAGCAAAAATAATAACTTAG
- the hpf gene encoding ribosome hibernation-promoting factor, HPF/YfiA family, protein MQITIRGHHLTITPAIEENIKMKFSQMTKHLDQVNSMQIKLAKDHQIDRRSHKGSSNHIAEAIIRLPGIELFAQATADDMYTSINKLTEKLKRQLAKHRKIQCSYQHELAILT, encoded by the coding sequence ATGCAAATAACGATTCGTGGACACCATTTAACTATTACGCCTGCTATTGAAGAAAATATAAAAATGAAATTTAGTCAAATGACTAAGCATCTAGATCAAGTGAATAGTATGCAAATCAAATTGGCTAAAGATCATCAAATTGATAGACGTTCTCATAAAGGGAGCTCTAATCATATTGCTGAGGCGATTATTCGCTTACCGGGGATTGAACTGTTTGCGCAGGCGACAGCAGATGATATGTATACTTCGATTAATAAATTAACAGAAAAACTGAAAAGACAGCTTGCAAAACATAGAAAAATACAGTGTTCTTATCAACATGAGCTTGCAATTTTAACTTAA
- a CDS encoding transglycosylase SLT domain-containing protein produces MGGVVICSSVYALDEQFNDALRAGSSGNVALLDQYQYEMQNDALGYYPEYWKLNNNLGLQPASSIIAFAQRYPQSAMAEKLAADYVEEKVKQASFNEVKPVLSYVTNPDQEESCAVAQVRAKTGDSLVFAEYKDIWLTTSTQPESCNGLGRLMLSSPLMTAQDRQQRLWGQLRAGQSGLAIATAQTIGLDLSLAQLNQIQANPLAYLWNAPKASNTDYAYLIFALGRVADSDFTNALGNIQRVAQDTPQSVQKYLYRTIGYVGGTTVMKNGFNREVLNAYDQSYGYPFSPEEAEIYARQAIRFGAWESLIRAIDAMSITQKQEDRWQYWLARASEQRSDAPSKQAAQQIYRKLAQSGDDYHNLLAKDRLGERYNHQPYNEQPSSQDIQRLNQNIHFKRAFALKNIDAPANYINREWNWAVRQSYLQHDDGLLLAAAKQAHDIGWYDRAIYAADRTTSRHNDTYRYTTPHRSNVTSHSYNAGIDPAWAYGLMRQESRFVTSARSHVGAGGLMQIMPNTAKLVARQMGETYNPAALSEMNINIRYGTYYLSMIQSQLSGNAVLATAGYNAGPNRAKRWQPDFQTMAADQYTETIPLLETRDYVKHVMTNATHYGVVLGLGAQSLEKRMGTIPVRNEP; encoded by the coding sequence ATGGGAGGTGTGGTGATCTGCTCATCAGTATATGCTCTAGACGAACAATTTAATGATGCTCTACGTGCTGGAAGTTCTGGCAATGTTGCATTGCTCGATCAATACCAATATGAAATGCAAAATGATGCGCTAGGCTATTATCCAGAATATTGGAAACTCAATAACAATCTTGGATTACAACCCGCATCTTCAATTATCGCTTTTGCGCAACGTTATCCGCAATCAGCGATGGCTGAAAAATTAGCAGCAGATTATGTCGAGGAAAAAGTAAAACAAGCCAGTTTTAATGAAGTAAAACCTGTACTCAGCTATGTCACTAATCCTGACCAAGAAGAGAGTTGTGCGGTTGCACAAGTCCGTGCCAAAACGGGTGATAGTCTGGTTTTTGCTGAATATAAAGATATTTGGTTAACGACAAGTACACAGCCTGAATCGTGTAATGGTTTAGGGCGACTGATGTTATCTAGTCCTCTGATGACTGCTCAAGATCGTCAACAACGACTTTGGGGACAACTAAGAGCAGGTCAATCTGGTTTAGCGATTGCGACTGCTCAAACGATAGGTCTGGATTTGTCCTTGGCTCAGTTGAATCAGATCCAAGCGAATCCATTGGCATATTTATGGAATGCTCCTAAAGCTAGCAATACTGATTATGCATATCTAATTTTTGCATTGGGACGTGTCGCAGACAGTGATTTCACCAATGCTTTAGGAAATATTCAGCGTGTTGCACAAGATACTCCTCAATCTGTACAAAAATATTTATATCGTACGATAGGTTATGTGGGTGGAACGACGGTCATGAAGAATGGCTTTAACCGAGAAGTGTTAAATGCCTATGATCAAAGTTATGGTTATCCGTTTAGTCCAGAAGAAGCAGAAATTTATGCGCGCCAAGCGATTCGTTTTGGTGCTTGGGAAAGTTTAATTCGTGCAATTGATGCGATGTCAATCACGCAGAAACAAGAAGATCGTTGGCAGTACTGGCTTGCTCGTGCGTCTGAGCAGCGCTCAGATGCTCCTTCAAAGCAAGCTGCTCAACAGATTTACCGTAAGCTGGCACAAAGTGGAGATGATTATCATAACTTGCTAGCCAAAGATCGTTTAGGTGAACGTTATAATCATCAGCCTTATAACGAGCAACCAAGTTCACAAGATATTCAACGTTTAAACCAAAATATCCACTTTAAACGTGCATTCGCGTTAAAAAATATTGATGCGCCAGCAAATTATATTAATCGCGAATGGAATTGGGCAGTCCGCCAATCGTATTTGCAGCATGATGATGGTTTACTTTTAGCTGCCGCTAAGCAAGCGCATGATATTGGTTGGTATGACAGAGCAATCTATGCCGCAGACCGCACGACCTCGCGCCATAATGATACTTATCGTTATACAACACCACACCGTAGTAATGTCACGAGTCACAGTTACAATGCTGGTATTGATCCAGCTTGGGCATATGGTTTAATGCGCCAAGAAAGTCGGTTTGTTACATCAGCACGTTCACATGTGGGCGCAGGTGGTTTAATGCAAATTATGCCGAATACTGCAAAGTTAGTTGCACGACAAATGGGTGAAACTTATAACCCAGCGGCTCTCAGTGAAATGAATATCAATATTCGTTATGGGACATACTATCTGTCAATGATTCAAAGCCAGCTGAGTGGCAATGCTGTATTAGCAACAGCAGGTTACAATGCTGGCCCAAATCGTGCAAAACGATGGCAGCCAGATTTTCAAACCATGGCGGCTGATCAATACACAGAAACTATTCCATTGTTGGAAACACGTGATTACGTCAAACATGTGATGACCAATGCGACGCATTATGGTGTTGTGTTAGGGTTAGGCGCGCAATCCTTAGAAAAAAGGATGGGGACAATACCAGTGCGCAATGAACCTTAA
- a CDS encoding 2OG-Fe(II) oxygenase, giving the protein MQQTSFTSSWNLNQILDDLNEFGFALIDDVYSAEYVESLVQECSTHLAEFRAAGVQNGVVSHIRSDHILWIDGQLPIAQQHIQALEEFSQALNQAFYLGIKEVEAHFACYNAGEFYALHRDNPQQKNDRMISTVFYLHKDWQEDWGGQLRLQDKKDQWHIIQPISNRLAIFQSDLLHEVLLSKQQRLSITAWLRSGGSIWNQGQAL; this is encoded by the coding sequence ATGCAACAAACCTCTTTCACAAGTTCATGGAACTTAAATCAAATTTTAGATGATTTAAATGAATTTGGTTTTGCTCTAATTGATGATGTCTACTCGGCTGAATATGTGGAATCTCTAGTACAAGAATGTAGCACCCATCTTGCTGAATTCAGAGCAGCAGGAGTACAAAACGGCGTTGTCAGTCATATCCGTAGTGACCATATTCTATGGATTGATGGTCAGTTACCGATTGCCCAACAGCATATCCAAGCTTTAGAAGAGTTCTCACAAGCGTTAAATCAGGCGTTTTATCTTGGGATTAAAGAAGTAGAAGCACATTTTGCCTGCTACAACGCGGGTGAATTTTATGCTTTACATCGTGATAATCCTCAACAAAAAAATGACCGAATGATTTCGACCGTTTTTTATCTACATAAAGATTGGCAGGAAGATTGGGGTGGACAATTACGCTTACAGGACAAAAAAGATCAGTGGCATATTATTCAACCAATATCAAACCGCCTTGCAATTTTCCAAAGTGACTTATTGCACGAAGTTCTGCTTTCTAAACAACAACGTCTATCGATTACTGCATGGTTACGCAGTGGAGGCTCAATCTGGAATCAGGGCCAAGCCCTTTAA
- the ibaG gene encoding BolA family iron metabolism protein IbaG — MNSEQLTQILKEAFPEAEVAVSGQAGKFDLRIVDDQFDGKRTITRQQAVYAPLNSYIASGEVHAVTIRAMTKDEWRKASLFGA, encoded by the coding sequence ATGAATAGTGAGCAGCTCACGCAAATTTTAAAAGAAGCTTTCCCTGAAGCAGAAGTAGCAGTGAGTGGCCAAGCTGGGAAATTCGACCTTCGAATAGTTGATGATCAGTTTGATGGCAAACGTACGATTACTCGTCAACAAGCCGTATATGCACCATTAAACTCTTATATCGCAAGTGGTGAAGTGCATGCAGTTACGATTCGCGCAATGACAAAAGACGAATGGCGCAAAGCAAGCCTTTTCGGAGCTTAA
- a CDS encoding DUF2789 family protein: MFEQQPTLELLFEQLGLGADDAAIESFVKTHQLSADQKLHEAEFWSAGQRDFLKSHWDKDDEWAIVIDELNQQLHVDSTK; encoded by the coding sequence ATGTTTGAACAACAACCGACATTGGAGCTTTTATTTGAACAATTAGGGCTTGGGGCAGATGATGCTGCAATTGAAAGTTTTGTGAAAACGCATCAGCTTAGTGCTGATCAGAAATTGCATGAAGCTGAGTTCTGGAGCGCGGGTCAGCGAGATTTTCTAAAAAGTCATTGGGACAAAGATGATGAATGGGCCATTGTGATTGATGAACTGAATCAACAGTTGCATGTAGACAGTACCAAGTAA
- the murA gene encoding UDP-N-acetylglucosamine 1-carboxyvinyltransferase, with protein sequence MDKFLITGGVKLEGEVRISGAKNAALPLLAAMILADSPITLTNVPHLKDVNTLVKLIAGLGVTMSYEGDTVRADASTLDNQFAPYELVKTMRASILVLGPLLARYGNAKVSLPGGCAIGSRPVDQHLKALEALGAQIEVENGYVHASVDGRLKGGEVIFDMVTVGGTENILMAAVLADGVTTIRNAAREPEITDLAQMLIKMGAKIEGLDTDTLVVTGVESLHGCEYAVVADRIETGSYLAAAAITGGRVKTTHTDPALLEAVLDKFEEMGAEVTRGDNWIELDMQGKRPKAVSFRTLPHPEFPTDMQAQLMAVNVIGRGFATISETIFENRFMHVPELSRMGANIQVEGHDAVITGVDKLQAAPVMATDLRASFSLVLAALVAEGETLVDRIYHIDRGYEQVEEKLQSLGAQIKRVKG encoded by the coding sequence ATGGATAAATTTTTAATTACGGGCGGTGTTAAGCTCGAAGGCGAAGTACGTATTTCTGGTGCTAAAAATGCAGCTCTGCCTTTACTTGCTGCAATGATTCTTGCAGATTCTCCGATTACTTTAACGAATGTACCTCATTTAAAAGATGTGAACACCTTAGTGAAGCTGATTGCTGGCTTAGGCGTTACAATGAGCTATGAAGGAGATACGGTTCGTGCGGATGCGTCAACATTAGATAATCAGTTTGCACCTTATGAACTTGTGAAAACTATGCGTGCATCAATTTTGGTACTTGGTCCACTATTGGCTCGCTATGGGAATGCTAAAGTTTCATTACCTGGTGGTTGTGCGATTGGTTCACGTCCTGTCGATCAGCATTTAAAAGCATTGGAAGCTTTAGGTGCGCAGATTGAAGTTGAAAATGGTTATGTCCATGCTTCTGTTGATGGTCGCTTAAAAGGTGGCGAAGTTATTTTTGACATGGTCACTGTTGGTGGCACTGAAAATATCTTGATGGCTGCTGTATTGGCTGATGGTGTGACCACGATTCGTAATGCTGCTCGTGAACCTGAAATTACTGATCTTGCACAAATGCTCATTAAAATGGGTGCCAAGATTGAAGGTCTAGACACAGATACATTGGTTGTAACAGGCGTTGAAAGTTTACATGGCTGTGAATATGCGGTTGTTGCTGATCGAATTGAAACTGGTTCATATTTAGCTGCTGCTGCAATTACAGGTGGTCGAGTTAAAACCACGCATACGGACCCAGCATTGTTAGAAGCAGTATTGGATAAGTTTGAAGAAATGGGTGCAGAAGTGACCCGTGGTGATAATTGGATTGAACTAGATATGCAAGGTAAACGTCCTAAAGCTGTGAGCTTTAGAACTTTACCTCATCCCGAATTTCCAACTGATATGCAAGCACAGCTTATGGCGGTCAATGTGATTGGTCGTGGTTTTGCAACGATTTCAGAAACAATTTTTGAAAATCGTTTTATGCATGTTCCTGAATTGTCACGTATGGGCGCAAATATTCAAGTGGAAGGGCATGATGCAGTCATAACTGGTGTAGATAAATTGCAAGCTGCTCCTGTAATGGCGACTGATTTACGTGCATCATTTTCTCTTGTTCTCGCTGCATTAGTCGCAGAAGGGGAAACCTTAGTTGATCGTATCTATCATATCGATCGTGGGTATGAACAAGTTGAAGAAAAGTTACAAAGTTTAGGTGCTCAGATTAAGCGAGTAAAAGGATGA